Proteins co-encoded in one uncultured Methanobrevibacter sp. genomic window:
- a CDS encoding aldo/keto reductase encodes MKYRDLGDTGIKVSEIAFGAEFLVERPYEDTEDLIKACEANGINFVDCWMSEPDVRSHLGKAIKGHRENWIIQGHIGSTWQNNQYVRTREMDKVIPAFEDFMERFQIDTLDFGMIHYVDQLDDYNEIMNGPFIEYVRKLKEDGTIEHIGLSTHNPDIGLLAAQNPEIELLMFSINPAYDMFGSMGDIEEYRKEDAYDGQMFGLNPQRAELYETCANNGTALTVMKGFAGGNLLDSETSPFGVALTPVQCIHYCLEQKGVSSIFVGVKTVDELEESLKYCDATESEKEYVETLKNAPKHSFEGQCTYCGHCAPCASEIDISMVNKLFDLAKNRDEVPASVMEHYNNLKYNATDCIACGDCEPRCPFNVHIVDVMLDAQDLFGF; translated from the coding sequence ATGAAATATCGTGATTTGGGGGATACTGGTATTAAAGTATCTGAAATTGCTTTTGGTGCTGAATTTTTAGTTGAAAGACCTTATGAAGATACTGAAGATTTAATTAAAGCTTGTGAAGCTAATGGGATTAACTTTGTCGATTGTTGGATGAGTGAACCTGATGTGCGTTCACATCTAGGAAAAGCCATTAAAGGCCATCGTGAAAATTGGATTATACAGGGTCATATTGGATCAACCTGGCAAAATAATCAGTATGTCAGGACTCGTGAAATGGATAAGGTTATTCCTGCATTTGAAGATTTTATGGAACGATTCCAGATTGACACTCTTGATTTCGGTATGATTCATTATGTTGACCAATTAGATGACTATAATGAAATCATGAATGGTCCATTTATAGAATATGTTCGTAAACTAAAGGAAGATGGAACAATTGAACATATCGGTTTAAGCACCCATAATCCTGATATTGGACTGTTGGCAGCTCAAAACCCTGAGATTGAATTGTTGATGTTTTCAATCAATCCTGCTTATGACATGTTTGGTTCAATGGGGGATATTGAGGAGTACAGAAAAGAAGATGCATATGATGGGCAGATGTTTGGTTTAAATCCTCAAAGAGCTGAATTATATGAAACCTGTGCAAATAATGGGACCGCATTAACCGTAATGAAAGGATTTGCTGGGGGTAATTTACTTGATAGCGAAACATCTCCTTTTGGAGTTGCATTAACACCAGTTCAATGTATTCATTATTGTCTGGAACAAAAAGGCGTTTCAAGTATTTTTGTAGGTGTAAAAACAGTTGATGAACTTGAAGAATCTTTAAAATATTGTGATGCAACAGAATCTGAAAAAGAATATGTTGAAACATTAAAGAATGCTCCAAAACATTCATTTGAAGGACAATGCACTTACTGTGGGCATTGTGCACCATGCGCATCTGAAATTGATATTTCAATGGTAAACAAGTTATTTGATCTTGCAAAAAATCGGGATGAGGTGCCGGCCAGTGTAATGGAACATTACAATAACCTAAAATATAATGCAACAGACTGTATTGCATGCGGGGACTGTGAACCAAGATGTCCTTTTAATGTTCACATTGTGGATGTAATGCTTGATGCACAAGACTTATTTGGATTTTAA
- a CDS encoding 7-cyano-7-deazaguanine synthase, with the protein MMYEKEFLLNEINKIRDEIGHDNVNIFIEKIYFNENTNELWIITEDRPDKSAIIGKGGWVVGKLRKKLGLESIHVESYGDFLNKEYKLKLSKKTVNNLDLDLVGLENLEKTIENKLENIYSFNFDTYFNENQFEESENVEAVVALSGGVDSSFSLILAKKLGFNPIAITVDPGTIILPKQFKNNIKLLTESLNIKHEYINADYSQVIKESFTGKLHPCGRCSKNTGEIAKKYAKDNKIPIIIFGDMLATGSQCINLQEDSLYRLNLPASLSVGKQEIKSLIKNYDLKTFKGFGCPLLYEVHKKFPYMKKFSIQRILRETRSGALEPGEALDLIWSFYK; encoded by the coding sequence ATGATGTATGAAAAAGAATTCCTTCTAAATGAGATAAATAAAATTAGAGATGAAATTGGCCATGATAATGTCAATATTTTCATTGAAAAAATTTATTTTAATGAAAATACCAATGAATTATGGATTATTACTGAAGACAGACCAGACAAGTCAGCCATTATTGGAAAAGGAGGTTGGGTTGTTGGAAAACTCAGAAAAAAATTAGGTCTTGAAAGCATACATGTTGAATCATACGGTGATTTTTTAAACAAGGAATATAAATTAAAATTATCCAAAAAAACTGTTAATAACTTAGATTTAGATTTGGTTGGTCTTGAAAATCTGGAAAAAACCATAGAAAATAAACTTGAAAACATTTATAGCTTTAATTTTGATACTTATTTTAATGAAAATCAATTTGAGGAATCTGAAAATGTTGAAGCAGTTGTAGCATTATCTGGTGGTGTGGACAGCAGTTTTTCATTGATATTGGCTAAAAAATTAGGATTTAATCCAATTGCCATTACTGTTGACCCAGGAACAATAATACTTCCAAAACAATTTAAGAACAACATCAAACTTTTAACTGAATCATTAAACATCAAACATGAATATATCAATGCAGACTATTCTCAAGTCATCAAGGAATCTTTTACAGGAAAGCTTCACCCTTGCGGAAGATGTTCCAAAAATACTGGTGAGATAGCCAAAAAATATGCAAAAGACAATAAAATTCCAATAATTATCTTTGGTGATATGCTTGCAACTGGTAGCCAATGCATAAATTTACAAGAAGATTCATTATATCGCTTGAACCTACCGGCAAGTTTAAGTGTTGGCAAACAAGAGATAAAATCTTTAATCAAAAACTATGATTTAAAGACATTCAAAGGGTTTGGATGTCCGCTTCTTTATGAAGTGCATAAAAAATTCCCATATATGAAAAAATTTTCAATACAAAGAATACTTAGGGAAACACGTTCGGGAGCACTTGAACCCGGTGAAGCACTTGATTTGATATGGAGTTTTTACAAATAA
- a CDS encoding CD1107 family mobile element protein, with product MKKFIILVLMSIFLIGAVGFISAADDFDDVVDSSDDNVKGYVDDSPVSDDNAGSSNEKVKLTVTMNWKDNGGSNRPTSVTVYVKNGNNTVETVVLSKDNGWSKTIDVDKYDGSGNQISYSVSADKIGSYKEPVVKSNGNEFTITNELSGVLSSSNTDVVKENNSNNSVNNGTDNSTDDNGTADENKTSEDNKTDNGKKTDKTTNNNLTNITINKNTNVNNTTVNQVILKKSPNETHKNDTKKQDQKKPLQNTGNPLLILVVAIVIVGVAYYFYSKR from the coding sequence ATGAAAAAGTTTATAATTTTGGTACTTATGTCAATATTTTTGATAGGTGCTGTAGGTTTTATTTCAGCAGCAGATGATTTTGATGATGTTGTTGATTCATCTGACGATAATGTTAAGGGCTATGTTGATGATAGTCCTGTTTCTGATGATAATGCTGGAAGTTCAAATGAAAAAGTTAAATTGACAGTTACAATGAATTGGAAAGATAATGGTGGTTCTAATCGTCCTACTTCTGTTACTGTTTATGTAAAAAATGGTAACAATACTGTTGAAACTGTAGTTTTATCAAAGGATAATGGTTGGTCTAAAACTATTGATGTCGATAAGTATGATGGTAGTGGAAATCAGATATCATATTCTGTTTCTGCAGATAAAATCGGAAGTTACAAGGAACCTGTTGTAAAAAGCAATGGTAATGAATTCACAATTACCAATGAATTAAGTGGAGTTCTTTCATCATCCAACACTGATGTCGTAAAAGAAAATAATTCTAACAACAGTGTTAACAATGGTACAGATAACAGTACTGATGATAATGGCACTGCTGATGAGAATAAGACTTCTGAGGACAATAAAACAGACAATGGTAAAAAAACAGATAAAACAACAAATAATAATTTAACAAACATTACAATAAATAAAAATACAAATGTTAATAATACAACTGTAAATCAGGTCATACTCAAAAAATCTCCTAATGAAACTCATAAAAACGATACCAAAAAACAAGATCAAAAGAAACCGTTACAAAACACAGGTAATCCTCTTTTGATTTTGGTAGTTGCTATAGTTATTGTTGGTGTGGCTTATTATTTCTACAGTAAAAGATAA
- the argH gene encoding argininosuccinate lyase, with protein MDNIRNGRFKTGMTDEAAEYTSSFDADKVLFEADIKTNFAHTSMLKHEGIVDKEIADKILCALDNLKEEGFDALVFDASVEDVHMAIENYVTSKIGPEAGYMHTAKSRNDQVACDVRLVLREMIEEIQIGILEFIEGLVEMAGEHLEDIFIGFTHLQHAQPITIAHHLMAHVQALKRDYERLADTYKRVNLNPLGSAAMATTSFPINRQLTTDLLGFDAYLENSMDGVSARDFISETVFDLVSLSSTLAKICEELVLWSTYEFGVIEMADEYSSTSSIMPQKKNPDVAELARGKTSIATGELITILTILKAIPYTYNRDLQEITPHLWNAVKVTKETLSIVTKMMLSVEFKVDRCAELAGKNFATATDLADIMVREKHIPFRTAHKIVGRIVNEATANEMAEEDITSKFIDDIALDLGFDKLELSDELIQRALNPAENVKIRAIPGGPAPEMVELARDNIKDFLNIEFEKHGI; from the coding sequence TTGGATAATATTAGAAATGGTCGTTTTAAGACTGGTATGACTGATGAAGCAGCTGAATATACTTCATCATTTGATGCAGATAAAGTTCTTTTTGAAGCAGATATTAAAACTAATTTTGCCCATACTTCAATGTTAAAGCATGAGGGCATTGTTGATAAAGAAATTGCTGATAAAATTTTATGCGCTCTTGATAATCTTAAAGAAGAAGGTTTCGATGCATTGGTATTCGATGCTTCTGTTGAAGATGTGCACATGGCTATTGAAAACTATGTTACTTCTAAAATTGGTCCTGAAGCAGGTTATATGCATACTGCCAAATCACGTAATGACCAAGTCGCATGTGATGTAAGATTAGTTTTAAGGGAAATGATTGAAGAAATTCAAATTGGTATTCTGGAATTTATTGAAGGTCTTGTTGAAATGGCTGGAGAACATCTTGAAGATATTTTCATAGGTTTCACTCATTTGCAACATGCTCAACCAATTACCATAGCCCATCATTTGATGGCTCATGTTCAAGCACTCAAAAGGGATTATGAACGTTTAGCAGATACATATAAACGTGTTAATTTAAATCCATTGGGGTCAGCGGCTATGGCTACAACTAGTTTTCCAATTAATAGGCAATTAACCACTGATTTGCTTGGTTTTGATGCTTATTTGGAGAATTCTATGGATGGTGTTTCTGCAAGAGATTTTATTAGTGAAACTGTTTTTGATTTAGTTTCTCTATCTTCAACTTTGGCTAAAATCTGTGAGGAATTAGTTTTGTGGAGCACTTATGAATTTGGTGTTATTGAGATGGCTGATGAATATTCATCAACTTCTTCTATTATGCCTCAAAAGAAAAATCCTGATGTGGCGGAACTTGCAAGGGGTAAAACCAGTATCGCTACAGGTGAATTGATTACTATTTTAACTATTCTAAAAGCTATTCCATATACTTACAATAGGGATTTGCAGGAAATTACTCCTCACTTGTGGAATGCGGTTAAAGTAACTAAAGAAACTTTATCTATTGTTACAAAAATGATGTTGTCTGTTGAATTTAAAGTGGATAGGTGTGCTGAATTGGCTGGTAAAAACTTTGCAACTGCAACAGATTTGGCGGACATCATGGTTCGTGAAAAACATATTCCATTCAGAACAGCCCATAAAATAGTTGGAAGAATTGTTAATGAAGCTACTGCTAATGAAATGGCTGAAGAGGATATTACATCTAAATTCATTGATGATATAGCTTTGGATTTAGGATTTGATAAATTGGAGTTATCTGATGAGTTAATTCAAAGGGCATTAAACCCTGCTGAAAATGTTAAAATCAGAGCTATTCCTGGTGGTCCTGCTCCTGAGATGGTTGAATTGGCCAGAGATAATATTAAAGATTTTTTAAATATTGAATTTGAAAAACATGGGATTTAA
- a CDS encoding 30S ribosomal protein S27ae has protein sequence MVKKSDLYKVDGDKIERKNPICPRCGEGVFMADHGDRFACGKCGYTEMKK, from the coding sequence ATGGTAAAAAAATCTGATCTTTACAAAGTAGATGGAGACAAAATTGAAAGAAAAAACCCAATTTGTCCTCGTTGTGGTGAAGGTGTATTCATGGCTGACCATGGTGACAGGTTTGCATGTGGTAAATGTGGATACACTGAAATGAAAAAATAA
- a CDS encoding 30S ribosomal protein S24e, producing the protein MEIEFIEEKENKVFNRKEIKFYVDYDGEATPKVLDIKSKLVALLNTKKELIVVDNVQPHYGEPKALGYAKVYDTVDDLEYIEAQHVIAKNEEPEEEPAEEEAEEAEADEE; encoded by the coding sequence ATGGAAATTGAATTTATTGAAGAAAAAGAAAATAAAGTATTTAACAGAAAAGAAATTAAATTTTATGTTGATTACGATGGAGAAGCAACTCCTAAAGTATTAGATATTAAATCAAAATTAGTTGCTTTATTAAATACTAAAAAAGAGTTAATTGTTGTAGATAATGTACAACCACACTACGGTGAACCTAAAGCATTAGGTTATGCTAAAGTTTATGATACTGTTGACGATTTAGAATATATTGAAGCTCAACATGTCATTGCTAAAAATGAAGAACCTGAAGAAGAACCTGCTGAAGAAGAAGCTGAAGAAGCTGAAGCAGATGAAGAATAG
- a CDS encoding GTP-dependent dephospho-CoA kinase family protein: protein MLRLDAELNKDIIIELKKPLGKLYPDFEDAIDEIKSSEFLISVGDATFANLTKYELYPNIGIIDNLIQRKNHTHEIIRADHILKVDNPAGTITDDLWETIGKALELSNSGECYVIEVAGEEDLAVLPCILMANPETTILYGQPNEGLVLLKVSDLKDKAQKLIDGFIEE from the coding sequence GTGTTACGTTTAGATGCAGAATTAAATAAAGATATAATTATTGAATTAAAAAAACCATTAGGTAAATTATATCCTGACTTTGAAGATGCCATTGATGAAATTAAGTCTTCTGAGTTTTTAATCTCTGTTGGTGATGCAACTTTTGCCAATCTTACAAAATATGAATTATATCCAAATATTGGTATAATTGATAACTTAATTCAAAGAAAAAATCATACTCATGAAATTATACGTGCAGATCATATTTTAAAAGTTGATAATCCTGCTGGAACTATTACAGATGATCTATGGGAAACCATAGGCAAAGCTCTTGAATTATCTAACAGTGGCGAATGTTATGTAATTGAAGTAGCAGGGGAAGAAGATCTTGCAGTTCTTCCTTGCATCTTAATGGCTAATCCAGAAACTACAATTCTATATGGACAACCTAATGAAGGTTTAGTGCTTTTAAAAGTTTCTGACCTGAAAGATAAAGCTCAAAAGCTTATTGACGGATTTATTGAAGAATAA
- the spt4 gene encoding transcription elongation factor subunit Spt4 produces the protein MKACTVCKMISNKDHCPSCGSPTSDNWSGLLIITDPEDSAIAKELNIKIPGEYCLRVR, from the coding sequence ATGAAAGCTTGTACTGTTTGCAAAATGATTTCAAATAAAGATCATTGTCCATCATGCGGAAGTCCAACTTCTGACAACTGGAGTGGTCTTTTGATTATTACTGATCCAGAAGATTCAGCTATAGCAAAAGAATTAAATATTAAAATTCCAGGCGAATATTGTTTAAGAGTAAGATAG
- a CDS encoding DNA-directed RNA polymerase yields MYYKTKIEDTVRIPPYRFGDPLKEVAIQTLNETYEGRLDKKLGLLICVNDIDEIGEGRLIMGDGAAYHNVIFEAIFFKPEQHEIFDGEVIDIVDYGAFVRIGPMDGLIHVSQVTDDYINYDPKRGALLAKESNKTLDEGDLVRARAVSVSIKDESTNNIENNRNSKIPLTMRQNNLGRFEWIEEAKEKSKKGGE; encoded by the coding sequence TTGTATTATAAAACAAAAATCGAGGACACTGTAAGAATTCCACCTTACAGATTTGGTGATCCTCTCAAAGAAGTCGCTATTCAAACTTTGAACGAAACCTATGAAGGTCGTTTAGATAAAAAACTTGGTTTACTCATCTGTGTTAATGATATTGATGAAATTGGTGAAGGTAGGCTCATTATGGGTGACGGTGCTGCATACCATAATGTCATCTTTGAAGCAATCTTCTTTAAACCAGAACAACATGAAATTTTCGATGGTGAAGTAATCGATATTGTTGACTACGGTGCTTTTGTAAGGATTGGACCTATGGACGGTTTAATACATGTTTCTCAAGTTACTGATGATTATATAAATTATGATCCTAAAAGAGGGGCATTACTTGCTAAAGAGTCTAATAAAACTTTAGATGAAGGTGACTTAGTTAGAGCTAGAGCTGTAAGCGTTTCAATCAAAGATGAATCTACTAATAACATTGAAAATAATAGGAATTCTAAAATTCCACTTACAATGAGACAAAATAACTTAGGTAGATTTGAATGGATTGAAGAAGCTAAAGAAAAAAGTAAGAAGGGTGGAGAATGA
- a CDS encoding PIN domain-containing protein, translating to MNSKEVVIDTNFFMVPFQFNVDIITELEKILPSYKLTTPSFVINELKGLKKNNKGKIRLNANLALKLANSSKIEIKDISLLENETVDDALLRVSEVLATNDIELKNRAKDKGITVAYLRQKRYIAVEGKI from the coding sequence ATGAACTCTAAAGAAGTTGTAATAGATACCAATTTTTTTATGGTTCCTTTTCAGTTCAATGTGGATATTATCACTGAACTTGAAAAAATATTACCTTCTTATAAATTAACTACTCCGAGCTTTGTTATCAATGAATTGAAGGGTTTGAAAAAAAATAACAAAGGAAAAATAAGGTTAAATGCTAATTTGGCCTTAAAGTTAGCTAATTCTTCAAAAATTGAAATAAAGGATATTTCATTATTAGAAAATGAAACTGTGGATGATGCGTTACTTAGAGTTTCAGAAGTTTTAGCTACAAATGATATTGAATTAAAAAATCGTGCGAAAGATAAAGGAATCACAGTAGCATATTTAAGACAAAAAAGATATATTGCTGTTGAAGGTAAAATATAA
- a CDS encoding translation initiation factor IF-2 subunit gamma gives MNVQSDVNIGLVGHVDHGKTTLTKALSGIWTDTHSEETKRGISIRLGYADIEFRKCPECGEPECYTTSEKCEICGSETELIRKVSFVDAPGHETLMATMLSGAAIMDGAVLVIAANESCPQPQTKEHLMALDVIGVKDVIVVQNKIDIVSKERAIESYNEIKEFVKGTCAEDALIIPVSAQQGANVDILIEAMLKQIQPPERNTEDSTLMHVARSFDINKPGSGANKIKGGVIGGTLVQGTFKLGDTIEIRPGPTNNGERITLKSEIIGLEANGEQVEEIGPGGLVGIATKLDPSLTKSDSLSGTVAGEEGTLPEVLNSFKMEANLLDRVVGTKEERDVAPIKLKEALMINCGTTTTIGVVTSTKKNDVEVTLKLPVCASPGDRVALSRRVGARWRLIGYGIIK, from the coding sequence GTGAACGTACAGTCAGATGTTAACATAGGTTTAGTTGGTCACGTAGACCATGGTAAGACTACTCTTACTAAAGCATTATCAGGAATTTGGACTGATACTCACAGTGAGGAAACAAAAAGAGGTATTTCAATTCGTTTAGGTTATGCTGATATAGAATTTAGGAAATGTCCTGAATGCGGAGAACCTGAATGTTATACTACTTCTGAAAAATGTGAAATCTGTGGCAGCGAAACTGAATTAATTAGAAAGGTATCCTTTGTTGATGCTCCAGGTCACGAAACCCTTATGGCAACTATGTTATCTGGTGCTGCAATTATGGATGGTGCAGTTTTAGTAATTGCTGCAAATGAGTCTTGTCCACAGCCACAAACTAAAGAACATCTAATGGCACTTGATGTTATTGGTGTAAAAGATGTTATTGTAGTTCAAAACAAAATTGATATTGTTTCAAAAGAAAGAGCTATTGAAAGTTATAATGAAATTAAAGAATTTGTTAAAGGAACTTGTGCTGAAGATGCTTTAATTATTCCAGTGTCTGCTCAACAAGGAGCTAATGTTGACATATTAATTGAAGCAATGCTTAAACAAATTCAACCTCCAGAGAGGAATACAGAAGATTCTACATTAATGCATGTAGCAAGATCATTTGATATTAACAAGCCTGGTTCAGGTGCTAATAAAATTAAAGGAGGAGTTATTGGTGGAACTTTAGTTCAAGGTACATTTAAACTTGGAGACACTATTGAAATTAGACCAGGTCCTACTAATAACGGTGAGAGAATCACTCTCAAATCTGAAATTATTGGCCTTGAAGCTAATGGTGAACAAGTTGAAGAAATTGGTCCTGGTGGACTTGTAGGTATTGCAACTAAGTTAGACCCATCTTTAACCAAATCAGATTCATTATCCGGAACTGTTGCTGGTGAAGAAGGTACTTTGCCTGAAGTATTAAACAGCTTTAAAATGGAAGCTAATTTACTTGATCGTGTGGTAGGTACTAAAGAAGAACGTGATGTTGCTCCAATTAAACTTAAAGAAGCTTTAATGATTAATTGTGGTACTACAACAACTATTGGTGTTGTTACTTCGACTAAGAAAAATGATGTTGAGGTTACTCTTAAATTGCCAGTTTGCGCTAGTCCTGGAGACAGGGTTGCTTTAAGTCGTAGAGTTGGTGCTCGTTGGAGATTAATCGGTTACGGTATTATAAAATAG
- a CDS encoding 30S ribosomal protein S6e yields the protein MAFKVVVSQKAETHQIEVDEAKALNGLVIGDEFDGAIVGLDGYTLKITGGSDKNGFTMKKDVSGTRRIKSLLTGGIGYHPKADGVKKRKTVRGNTIAEDIVQINTVVTQAGNKSIAEIIGAGEEEEE from the coding sequence ATGGCATTCAAAGTAGTTGTGTCTCAAAAAGCTGAAACTCATCAAATTGAAGTGGATGAAGCTAAAGCTCTTAATGGTTTAGTCATCGGTGATGAATTTGATGGTGCAATTGTTGGTTTAGATGGTTACACTTTAAAAATCACTGGTGGTAGTGACAAAAATGGTTTTACCATGAAAAAAGATGTTTCTGGTACTAGAAGAATTAAAAGTTTATTAACTGGTGGTATCGGTTATCATCCTAAAGCTGATGGTGTTAAAAAAAGAAAAACTGTTAGAGGAAACACTATCGCAGAAGATATTGTACAAATCAACACTGTAGTTACTCAAGCTGGAAACAAATCAATAGCTGAAATTATTGGTGCTGGTGAAGAAGAGGAAGAATAG
- the infB gene encoding translation initiation factor IF-2 — protein sequence MKIRSPIVSVLGHVDHGKTTLLDYIRGSTIADKEAGGITQHIGATEIPNDTIEEICGNFISRLTIKDLIPGLFFIDTPGHAAFTSLRKRGGALADLAVLIVDINDGFKPQTFEALNILKMYKTPFIVVANKIDMIFGWESHEDASFRESFEQQAQSVKQELDTKIYEIVGTLHKEGFQSERFDRVSNFASQISIIPISARSGEGIIEVLAMLLGLAQEYLTEQLEIDADAPAKGTVLEIKEEVGLGLTIDSIIYDGVLRTNDEIALMTSSNEVLTTKIRSILRPLPLEEMRDSKKKFQKFDEVVAAAGIKIAAPNLDDVVSGSPLRVLSDDENVEEEILKEIEDITINTEDEGILVKADTLGSLEAIVKLLKELDIPIREADIGDISRRDIINSSIALNENDAHGAIIAFNVSIHQNSEEDLKNSDVKLFQGDVIYQIIEDYEAWIDEIEKAKKKAFYDAIIKPAKFMSLPKLVFRQSKPAIIGIESLSGTIKQGQTLINKNGEYVGVIASMEDKGETLPDIPRGQRVAMAIKDAIVGKHFDEGDELYVDIPEKHYKFIEREFKDKLTEDEFETLYEFVEIKRKQDPDWGKFGLFE from the coding sequence ATGAAAATCAGATCCCCGATTGTATCAGTTTTAGGTCATGTAGACCATGGTAAAACAACATTATTAGATTACATTAGAGGCAGTACCATTGCTGATAAAGAAGCAGGTGGTATTACTCAACATATTGGTGCTACAGAAATTCCTAACGATACTATTGAAGAAATCTGTGGAAATTTTATATCAAGATTAACTATTAAAGATTTAATCCCAGGTTTGTTCTTTATTGATACTCCAGGTCACGCTGCATTCACCAGTTTAAGAAAACGTGGTGGTGCATTAGCAGATTTAGCAGTCTTGATTGTGGATATTAATGATGGATTCAAACCGCAAACATTTGAAGCATTAAATATTCTTAAAATGTATAAAACTCCATTCATTGTTGTAGCTAATAAGATAGATATGATATTTGGATGGGAGTCACATGAAGATGCTTCTTTTAGAGAATCCTTTGAACAACAAGCTCAAAGTGTTAAACAAGAGTTAGATACAAAAATTTATGAGATTGTAGGTACTCTTCACAAAGAAGGTTTTCAATCTGAAAGATTTGATAGGGTAAGTAATTTCGCTTCTCAGATTAGTATCATTCCAATTAGTGCTAGGTCTGGAGAGGGAATTATTGAAGTCTTGGCAATGCTTTTAGGTCTTGCTCAGGAATATTTAACTGAACAGCTTGAAATTGATGCTGATGCTCCTGCTAAAGGAACTGTTTTGGAAATTAAGGAAGAAGTAGGATTAGGTCTTACTATTGATAGTATTATTTATGATGGTGTTTTACGAACAAATGATGAAATAGCTTTAATGACTTCTTCAAATGAAGTATTGACTACTAAAATTAGATCTATTTTGAGACCACTTCCACTAGAAGAAATGAGAGATTCTAAAAAGAAATTCCAAAAATTTGATGAGGTAGTTGCAGCTGCAGGTATTAAAATCGCAGCTCCTAATTTAGATGATGTTGTTTCAGGCTCACCGCTCAGAGTATTGAGTGATGATGAAAATGTTGAAGAGGAAATCTTAAAAGAAATTGAAGATATTACTATTAATACTGAAGATGAAGGAATTTTAGTCAAAGCAGATACATTAGGTTCTCTTGAAGCTATTGTTAAATTATTGAAAGAATTGGATATTCCTATTCGTGAAGCAGACATTGGTGATATAAGTCGTAGAGATATCATCAATTCATCCATTGCATTAAATGAAAATGATGCGCATGGTGCTATTATTGCATTTAATGTTAGTATTCATCAGAATTCTGAAGAAGATCTTAAAAATTCAGATGTTAAACTCTTCCAAGGTGATGTAATCTATCAGATTATTGAAGATTATGAAGCATGGATTGACGAGATTGAAAAAGCCAAGAAAAAAGCATTTTATGATGCTATCATTAAACCGGCTAAATTCATGTCTTTACCTAAGTTGGTTTTCCGTCAAAGTAAACCTGCTATCATTGGAATAGAGTCTTTAAGCGGTACAATTAAACAAGGTCAAACTTTGATAAATAAGAATGGTGAATATGTGGGCGTAATTGCCAGTATGGAAGATAAAGGGGAAACATTACCAGATATTCCTAGAGGTCAAAGAGTTGCAATGGCTATTAAAGACGCTATTGTTGGAAAACATTTTGATGAAGGGGATGAATTATATGTTGATATCCCTGAAAAACATTATAAATTCATTGAAAGAGAATTTAAGGATAAATTAACTGAAGATGAATTTGAAACTTTATATGAATTTGTTGAAATTAAACGTAAACAAGACCCAGATTGGGGTAAATTTGGTCTTTTTGAATAA
- the ndk gene encoding nucleoside-diphosphate kinase: MIQKSFVMMKPDAVQRRLMGKILSRFEDKGLKIVAVKLIQIDEDLAKTHYGEHAEKPFFPSLVEYITSSPSLAMVIEGEEAITTIRKIVGATNPLEADLGTIRGDFGMDTGRNIIHASDAPESAEREIALFFNEDEICDYKIVDNDLIYE; encoded by the coding sequence ATGATTCAAAAAAGTTTTGTAATGATGAAACCGGACGCTGTCCAAAGACGTCTCATGGGTAAAATATTATCCCGTTTTGAAGACAAAGGTCTTAAAATTGTAGCTGTTAAATTAATTCAAATCGATGAAGATTTAGCAAAAACTCATTATGGAGAACATGCTGAAAAACCATTTTTCCCAAGTTTAGTTGAGTATATTACTTCTTCACCATCTTTAGCAATGGTCATTGAAGGAGAAGAAGCTATTACTACTATTAGAAAAATTGTTGGTGCAACTAATCCTTTAGAAGCTGATCTTGGAACAATTAGAGGAGATTTCGGTATGGATACTGGTAGAAATATTATTCACGCATCCGATGCTCCTGAATCTGCTGAAAGAGAAATTGCTCTTTTCTTTAATGAAGATGAAATTTGCGATTACAAAATCGTCGACAATGATTTAATTTATGAATAA